One genomic segment of Chitinibacter sp. FCG-7 includes these proteins:
- a CDS encoding cryptochrome/deoxyribodipyrimidine photo-lyase family protein — MPINTPIHLVWFKKDLRLHDHWPLWQASQRGPVLALYCIEPSQQSQSDYSAGHWGFARECLQELAHDLQRCGLRLYLFHGEMRDALQWLHSQVPLAGLYSHEETGNLASFARDRAVGDWCRQQGVPWQEWPQNGVVRRLRNRDHWHGYWSERLAAATAPKVTSAQDAALAHWPQPTIEQIDQIPLRLWDSDFAARQHGGRRAAVATLQAFLFERGGQYRGGISSPLKAVSACSRLSPYLSFGCLSLREIVQATRRRVAQLSPEQAAEQRWRTSLRSFESRLHWHCHFMQKLESEPELEIAPQHAGYAGLREADFNPAHFQAWANGETGYPLIDACMAMLRHTGWINFRMRAMLVSFASYNLWLHWPQPAARLARLFLDYEPGIHYPQVQMQSGVTGINTLRIYNPIKQAQEHDPRGAFVRHWLPALRRVPDWCIFEPWQMPPAIQLEAGCILGRDYPWPVVEWQSSLHAAKQKISDWRRSQPQLREQAKAVYQKHGSRSPARHGQRRSTKRTALSQTQPDLFGELEAGE, encoded by the coding sequence ATGCCCATCAACACCCCCATCCATCTGGTCTGGTTTAAAAAAGACCTGCGCCTGCATGATCACTGGCCGCTGTGGCAAGCCAGCCAGCGGGGGCCGGTGTTGGCGCTGTATTGCATTGAGCCTAGCCAGCAAAGCCAGAGCGACTACAGCGCAGGGCATTGGGGGTTTGCGCGTGAATGTCTGCAAGAGCTGGCGCATGATCTGCAGCGCTGCGGGCTGCGGCTGTATCTGTTTCATGGCGAAATGCGCGATGCCTTGCAATGGCTGCACAGCCAGGTGCCGCTGGCCGGGCTGTATTCGCATGAAGAAACCGGCAATCTGGCCAGCTTTGCGCGTGATCGGGCGGTAGGCGATTGGTGTCGGCAGCAGGGCGTGCCGTGGCAGGAATGGCCGCAAAATGGCGTGGTACGTCGGCTGCGCAATCGCGACCACTGGCATGGCTACTGGAGCGAGCGCCTCGCTGCCGCCACAGCGCCCAAAGTCACCAGCGCCCAAGACGCTGCGCTGGCGCACTGGCCGCAGCCGACGATTGAACAAATCGATCAAATCCCGCTGCGGCTATGGGATAGCGACTTTGCCGCCCGCCAGCACGGTGGTCGGCGCGCCGCCGTGGCCACGCTGCAGGCGTTTTTATTCGAGCGTGGCGGGCAATATCGCGGCGGGATTTCCAGCCCGCTCAAAGCGGTGTCGGCCTGCTCGCGGCTATCGCCGTATTTGAGCTTTGGCTGCCTATCGCTGCGCGAAATTGTGCAAGCCACGCGGCGGCGCGTCGCGCAATTATCGCCCGAGCAAGCCGCCGAGCAGCGTTGGCGCACCTCGCTGCGCAGCTTTGAAAGCCGGCTGCACTGGCATTGCCATTTCATGCAAAAACTCGAAAGCGAGCCCGAGCTGGAAATCGCGCCACAGCACGCAGGCTACGCCGGGCTGCGCGAAGCCGACTTTAACCCCGCGCATTTTCAGGCTTGGGCCAATGGCGAAACCGGCTACCCGCTGATCGACGCCTGCATGGCCATGCTGCGCCACACCGGCTGGATCAATTTTCGCATGCGCGCCATGCTGGTCAGCTTTGCCAGCTACAACCTGTGGCTACACTGGCCGCAACCCGCCGCCCGGCTGGCGCGGCTGTTTCTCGACTACGAGCCGGGCATTCATTACCCGCAAGTGCAAATGCAATCGGGCGTTACCGGCATCAACACGCTGCGCATTTACAACCCGATCAAACAAGCCCAAGAACACGACCCACGCGGCGCATTTGTCCGCCACTGGCTACCGGCGCTGCGCCGCGTGCCCGACTGGTGCATCTTCGAGCCATGGCAAATGCCGCCGGCGATTCAATTAGAAGCCGGCTGCATCCTCGGCCGCGACTATCCGTGGCCGGTGGTCGAATGGCAAAGCTCGCTGCACGCCGCCAAGCAAAAAATCAGCGACTGGCGGCGCAGCCAGCCCCAACTGCGCGAGCAAGCCAAAGCCGTCTACCAAAAACACGGCAGCCGCAGCCCAGCCCGCCACGGCCAACGCCGCAGCACCAAACGCACCGCCCTGAGTCAAACCCAGCCGGATTTGTTTGGCGAGCTGGAGGCGGGGGAGTAA
- a CDS encoding ASCH domain-containing protein — protein MQSSISELWNHYRSLDAAAPAALPLSYCFSDNAEEADALLELILSGRKCATAPSVAELQIAGDPIPKPGDFAIVTDWNGMARAIIRTRAVEIRRFGDVDEDFARIEGEGDQTLGWWREAHRSYYTRVLAGTDHAVDDDLEIVCEQFDLVYPGSAA, from the coding sequence ATGCAGTCGTCAATTTCGGAATTGTGGAACCACTATCGCTCGCTGGACGCCGCGGCTCCTGCGGCTCTGCCGCTCTCATACTGCTTCAGCGACAATGCTGAGGAGGCGGACGCTCTTCTGGAGCTCATCTTGTCGGGCCGCAAATGTGCGACCGCGCCATCCGTCGCCGAATTACAGATCGCCGGCGACCCTATCCCCAAGCCGGGCGACTTCGCGATAGTGACGGACTGGAATGGCATGGCGCGAGCCATTATCCGAACACGGGCCGTTGAAATTCGACGGTTCGGCGATGTGGACGAGGATTTTGCTCGGATCGAGGGTGAAGGCGATCAGACATTGGGCTGGTGGCGGGAGGCTCACCGTAGCTATTACACCCGCGTCCTTGCCGGAACGGATCATGCCGTTGATGACGACCTTGAGATCGTCTGCGAACAATTCGATCTCGTCTATCCGGGATCAGCGGCGTAG